In the genome of Henningerozyma blattae CBS 6284 chromosome 5, complete genome, one region contains:
- the TBLA0E00540 gene encoding cyclin family protein (similar to Saccharomyces cerevisiae CLB1 (YGR108W) and CLB2 (YPR119W); ancestral locus Anc_3.452), with protein MENIDPNSDLNNSTVQRAALYNVTNTVLSQDSNSLGDSHIRNTLKPSLSLAKKEGSRIPQFDKSRLLTTTKFIDNENTELRHITRRLTNSNNTNSTTTHDSNDKENQSINNSFTNISKTQDIATGSSASNGIPHITKTLSIIREEDLPHSHQIQIQPSQQHTLEQPNLNPDSNSNNTMLQSTKLLNNSSSNIKIPGENNNNNNNDNTGDTCDEDLNANSNGEISDPNTISDKENIPPTDINKKRPISAIVEQQLPKKFKSCAANGKEEYIWEDLDAEDGNDPFMVSEYVHDIFEYLSRLEVLTLPHKEDLYKHKNIRQNRDILVNWLVKIHNKFGLLPETLYLTINLLDRFLAKELVQLDRLQLVGTSCLFIASKYEEVYSPSIKHFASETDGACTEEEIKEGEKFILKTLEFNLNYPNPMNFLRRISKADDYDIQSRTLAKFLLEISLVDFRFIGILPSLCAAASMFLSRKMLGKGTWDGNLIHYSGGYTKEQLEPVCNMIMDYLVSPIVHDEFHKKYQSRRFMKASIISVQWALKVRKNGYNIMTLHE; from the coding sequence atggaaaatattgaCCCAAACAGCGATCTTAACAACTCTACCGTACAAAGGGCAGCCTTATACAATGTTACAAACACAGTTCTGTCTCAAGATTCAAATTCCCTAGGTGATTCCCATATCAGAAACACTTTAAAACCTTCCTTATCACTAGcaaaaaaagaaggaaGTAGAATTCCtcaatttgataaatcGAGATTATTAACTACTACAAAATTTATcgataatgaaaatacaGAATTACGCCACATCACAAGAAGATTAACTAATTccaataatacaaattccACAACCACACATGACTCcaatgataaagaaaatcaatcaatcaataattcattCACTAATATTTCCAAAACTCAAGATATTGCAACTGGATCAAGTGCTTCGAATGGTATTCCACATATTACAAAAACCTTATCTATTATTAGAGAGGAAGATCTACCACATTCACACcaaatacaaattcaaCCTTCACAACAACATACATTGGAACAACCCAACTTAAATCCAGACTCGAACTCTAATAATACCATGCTTCAATCCACCAAAttgttaaataattctagCTCGAACATTAAAATTCCAGGcgaaaataacaataataacaataatgataatacaGGTGATACATGTGATGAGGATTTGAATGCAAATTCTAATGGCGAAATATCTGATCCAAATACAATATCcgataaagaaaatattccTCCAACTGatattaacaaaaaaagacCAATATCTGCCATTGTAGAACAACAATTACCTAAAAAGTTCAAATCGTGTGCTGCGAATGGCaaagaagaatatatttGGGAAGATTTAGATGCTGAAGATGGTAATGACCCTTTTATGGTTAGTGAATATGTTCatgatatatttgaatatttaagtAGATTAGAAGTGTTAACCTTACCACATAAAGAAGATCTTTATAAGcataaaaatatcagaCAGAATAGAGATATTCTAGTTAATTGGCTAGTTAAAATTCATAATAAGTTTGGATTATTACCAGAAACACTATATTtaacaataaatttattagatcGTTTCCTAGCAAAAGAATTGGTCCAATTAGATAGATTACAACTGGTGGGAACTTCGTGCTTGTTTATTGCATCAAAATATGAAGAAGTATATTCTCCAAGTATTAAACATTTTGCTTCTGAAACTGATGGAGCTTGcacagaagaagaaattaaagaaggtgaaaaatttattttaaaaactttaGAATTTAACTTAAATTACCCAAATCCAATGAATTTCCTGAGAAGAATCTCAAAAGCAGACGATTACGATATACAATCACGAACACTTGCAAAATTTCTACTGGAAATTTCATTGGTAGATTTTAGATTTATTGGTATTTTACCTTCACTATGTGCTGCTGCCTCTATGTTTTTATCAAGAAAAATGTTAGGTAAAGGTACTTGGGATGgtaatttaattcattatagTGGTGGTTATACTAAAGAACAATTAGAACCAGTTTGCAATATGATAATGGATTATTTGGTCAGCCCAATCGTTCATGATGAATTCCATAAGAAATATCAATCAAGGAGATTTATGAAAGCCTCAATAATATCTGTCCAATGGGCTTTGAAAGTAAGAAAAAATggatataatattatgacATTACATGAATAA